The genomic interval GGAGCGATGGCGCGCGTAGAACTCGGCCATCTCCAGCTCCAGCCGGCGCAGCTCCTCCTTCGGCACATGCAGCGCGTCCGCCAGCTCGTCGATGAACGCCCGCTCCCGCCGGGTGCGCCGCCCATCCACCAGCGCCGCCAGCAGCGTCTGCTCCAGCAGGAAGTGCCGCAGGTCCACGCTGCGCACCTGACGCACCACGTCCCGCACCGAGCGGCGCCGCTCGAAGGACTGCTTCACCGCCGCCTTCAGCTCCGACGCAATCTCCGCCGGCAGCCGCAGGTCCTCCACCTGCTTGAGGATGGCCCGCCGCACCGGAGTCCCCGGCAGCCGGTCCACACACGCAAGCCCCGTCAACACATCCACCAGCAACGCCTTCTGCTTCGCCGCGAAGTGCAGCCGCCGCCGCGCCTGCTCCCGCAACAGCCGCCCGCTCGCGAAGTAGTCGATGGCCTGCCGGCAGAACAGCTGCGCGTCCGCGTACTGCGCGCCGTTGTGCAACACCAGCCCGTAGACAGGGTCACCCGCCAGCGTCGGCTCGCGCTTGCGCAGCGCCACCTCCACCTTCCCCACCTGCCGCCTCGTCACGGGCTTGCCCGCCGCGATTCGCTCCGCCAGCGACTCCGCCAACGCCAGCTCCCCGGACAACACGGCGAAGAGCACCAGCAGCTGCTCCACCCGAGCGCTGTCCGGCGCGCCCACCTGCCGCGCCAGCTCCAGCGCCATCAGGGCCAGCGTGCGCACCACCGCGTGGAACAACCGCTCGCCCTGGGCCCCGGCCTGAAGCTCCGGGTCCGAGACAGCGTCCACGGCCGCGGGCGGGTCGGCCGGAGTGCCGTAGAGCAACCCACTGGCGCGCAACGTGCGCCGCAGGTACGCCCGGGCCCGCGCACGACCCGAGCCCAGTCGCAAGGCGGTCTCCTCCGGAGCAGGCGCGCCCATGTGGGCCGCGACCGCTTCGTTCAGGAGCGGAGCGAGCCACCCCGCCTTGCTGAAATCCAACACCGGAACACCCCCGGACCCACCGTCATCCGCGCCGTGGCAGTCCAGCGGATGTAACCCACCCGCCCTCGGGTTTCCACCCGCCCACCCCGGGATTGACGGCCCGGAGTCAGCGGCTTGAGAACCGGGACTTCTACGAGTCCGGAAGAGTACCGCGCCGGACAGAGTCCGCCGGGACTACAGCGCCGTGCTCTTCCCCGGCACCAGCTCCACCACCTTCGACGAGCCGCGCAGCTTCTTCACCGCCCCACGCAGCTCCTCGGGCGTGCCCTGGAGCAACGGGAAGGTGCCGTAGTGCATGGGCACCACGCTCTGGACCTTGAGCAGCCGGGCCGCCTGCGCCGCCTCCGCCGGCCCCATAGTGAAGTGCCCGCCAATGGGCAACATCGCCACCGTGGGCTTGAACTGGGTGGCGATGAGGGCCATGGACTCGAACGCCCCCGTGTCACCCGCGTGATACAGGGTGGGCCCCTTCTCGATTTCAATCACGTAGCCCATGGGCGCCCCCGCGTACTGCGCCGGCTGCTTCGGGTCCGACTGGTAGCTGCTGGAGTGCACCGCCTCCACCAGGTGAATCGTCGCGTCCTTCACCTTGAACGTCCCGCCCGGGTTGGCCCCCACGCCCTGCGCCTCCGGCAGGCCCAACAGGCTCACCAATTCGAAGGAGCCATACACCTTCGCGCCCGTCTTCTGCGCCAGCGCCTTCGTCTCTCCGACATGGTCGAAGTGGCCATGCGTCACGAGGATGGCGTCCAGCGCCTCCGGCTGCGGAATGTCCTGGGGCGCCTTGGGGTTCGTGAGCCACGGGTCGATGGCAATCACCGCGCCGCCCGGAGTGCGCAACACGAAGGCCGCGTGGCCCCACCACGTCGCCTCGGTCTTGCCCTGGGTGGCCGTGGCCTTCCCCGCCTCGGGCTTCTTCTGCGCCGCCACGGGGGCCGGTGCGCCCTGCGCGCGCGCCACTCCAGTGAAAGCCACCAGCGCCCCCACCGCGACTGCCATGAGCTCGTTCCGCATGGTTGTCCTCTCTCGGGTCGAACGACACGACTGTGCCGGAGGGCCCTCTCGGGGCATCCCCACGGCCGGGCCGCCGCTTGGCACTGTCCGGGCGGCCATTCAAGGGCTCGCGCACCTCGCCTGCCCCCGGGCCGACACATGCCTCGCCGGGCCCGCCGCCGCAATCTCGAAAGTGCCCGCTTCCTGCTCCGCCCCGGGCGTCCCGTGGGCTAACGTCGGGGGTAGCCGTGGACCACCGATTCCAAGTCAGCCTCCGGGGGGTCATCGACCTCCTATCCCACCACCTCTACAGCTCGCCGGGTGTCTACCTCCGAGAGCTGCTCCAGAACGCCACCGACGCCATCCGAGCGCGGCAGCACCTGGAGCCCGGCCACACGGGCACCGTGCGGCTGGAGCTGGTGGAGAAACAGGATGGAGGTCCCCCCACCCTCGTCTTCAGCGATGACGGCGTGGGGCTGACGGAGGAGGAGATCCACCGCTTCCTCGCCACCATCGGCGAGTCCTCCAAGCGAGAGGCCCTGGAGGCCCGGCGCAAGGACTTCATCGGCCAGTTCGGCATCGGCCTCCTGTCGTGCTTCATGGTCTGCGACGAGTTGCTCCTCGTCACCCGCTCGGCGCGGGGGGATGGGCGCACCCTCGAGTGGCGCGGCCGGCATGACGGCACCTACGCGGTGACGGAGTCCGCGCATCCGCTGGAGAAGCCGGGCACCCAGGTGTTCCTCGTCGCGCGCCCGGACATGGTGGAGTGGTTCAACCCGGAGCGGGTGCGGGGCCTCGCGCGCCACTACGGCAGCCTGCTGCCCTTCCCCATCGTGCTCACGGTGAACGGTGAGCGGGAGCGGCTGGACTCGGATGGAGCGCCGTGGCGCCGCGAGTACGGCAGCGCCTCCGAGCGGCGTCAGGCGCTGCTCGAGTACGGGCGCGAGGTCTTCGACACGGACTTCATCGACTGCATCCCCCTGCGCTCGCAGGCGGGCGACGTGGACGGGGTGGCCTTCGTGCTGCCGCTGTCGCCCAACTTCAACTCGCGGCAGAAGCACCGCGTGTACCTCAAGCACATGCTGCTGTCGGAGAGCGCGGAGAACCTGCTGCCGGAGTGGGCCTTCTTCGTGAAGTGCGTGGTGAACGCCAACGCGCTTCGCCCCACCGCCAGCCGGGAGTCCTTCTACGAGGACGACGCGCTGGCCCAGGCCCGAGAGGCGCTGGGACAAGGGCTGCGCAAGTACCTGATGGACCTGGCGCAGGACGACCCGCGCGCCCTGCAGCGGCTGATTGGCCTGCACGGGTTGAGCGTGAAGGCGCTGGCGCTGGACGACGATGACTTCTACCGGCTCGTCATCGGCTGGCTCCCGTTCGAGACCTCGCTGGGGGTGACGACGCTGACCGAGTACCGCCGCGCGCATCCGGTGGTGCGCTACACCGCGACGCTGGATGGCTTCCGTCAGGTGGCGCGGGTGGCCGGAGCGCAGGGGCTGTGCATCATCAACGCGGCGTATACCCACGACGCCGCGCTGCTGGAGAAGCTGTCGCGCGTCATGCCGGACGCGCAGGTGGAGCCCTTCTCGTCGGCGGACCTGCCCCAGAGCTTCGAGGAGCTGTCCATGGACGAGCGGGACGCCGTCTTCCCGCTCCTGCGCACGGCCGAGCAGGTGCTGGCGCCGTTCCACTGCGGCGTGGTGGTGAAGAAGTTCTTCCCGGCGGAGGTGCCCACGCTCTTCAGCTCGGACGAGGACGGCAGCTTCCGGCGCGACGTGGAGCGGGCGAGGGACGAGTCCGACGACCTCTACGCCAGCGTGCTGGAGGGCGTCATGGCGGCGGCGAACGCGGAGCCCGCGCAGCTCTGCTTCAACCTGCACAACCCGGTGGTGCGGCGGCTTTCGGGGGTGACGGACCGCAAGATGATGAAGCTCTCGGTGGAAATGCTCTACGTGCAGGCCCTGTTGCTGGGGCAGCACCCGCTGAGCGCGCAGGAGATGACGCTGTTGAATCAGGGGTTGTTGGGACTCATCTCCGCGCAGCTCGGCACGGGTGGAGGGACGGGTGGCGAGAGTGACGGCGGCACGAGCTCCGGAGGGCTGCACTGATGGCGGGTGACTGGCGCGAGGAGGCCCAGGCGTTGCGGGACAGGGCCCACCGGCAGAAGGCCAGCGAGAGCAAGGTCCGCCTGCTGGAGGAAGCGGTGCGGATGGCGGACGCCCACGGCGACGTGGACCTGGGCTACGACCTGCGCGACGACCTCATCGACGCGGCGACCTTCGGCGGATATCCGGACAAGGCCCTGGTGGCCTTCGCGTGGTGCCGGGGTCAGCAGAAGAAGGACCCGGAGCGCTTCGACCCGGAGGGGCTGCTCTGGAAGCAGAAGTGGGTGGTGGGGCGCATCAAGGAGTTCCCGCACATCTCCCGCAAGCAGATTGCCGACGCGCTGGACGACATCGAGCAGTGCTTCACGCGGGTGAACGCGGGGAAGCGCTCGGTGTTGAAGCTGCGGTATCAGGCGGCGCGGGACATGGGGGATGCGCAGGCGGAGGTGGACCGGCTGTGGACCGCGTGGCTCGCCGCGCCTCGAGACCATCTGACGGACTGCCGCGCGTGTGAGCTCGACGACGAGCTGGACCACCACGTCGAGAAGGCCGAGTGGGAGCTGGCGCTGCGCAAGGCGAAGCCCATCGTCGAGGGGCGCGTGAAGTGCGCGGAGATTCCGCACCTGACGCTGGGCACGATGCTCTATCCGCTGTTCAAGCTCGGCGACTACGAGCAGGCGGCGGAGCTGCACCGGCGCGGCTACCCGATGGTGTCGAAGAACCGCGACTTCCTGGCCACGGTGGGCGACCACATCGAGTTCCTCGCGCTGACGGGCAACCTCGCGCGAGGGCTCACGCTGGTGGAGAAGCACCTGGAGTGGACGCTGGACCACGGCAGCTTCAATGACCGGTTCATCTTCCTCGTCGCCTCCACCTTCCTGCTCGAGCAGGTGAAGCTGGACGGAGAGCGGGACATGGTGAGCCTGCGGCTGACGAAGGCGTTCCCCGAGCACCGCGAGGATGGGGGCTACGAGGTGACGGCGCTGCACGCGTGGATGCTCAAGCAGGCCAAGGACATCGCCACGCGGTTCGACACGCGCAATGGAACGGACCGCTATGCGCGGAGGCTCGCGCGCATCCAGCGGCTCACCGAGGAAGTGCGCGACTTCCCCCTCGACTGAGGACGCCACGCGGTCCGGCAGCACAAACGCCGTCCATTGGGGCGGTCTCGTGCCTCCGGGCAGCTCGGGCGCTACGGACTGCCCGGTGCCAGCATCAGCGCCGCACCGGGAAGCCCTTCTCCGGGCTCAGCGCTTGAGGTTGCGGAACGGGTTGTTGAACGGCTCCGGCCCCTTCTTGTCCTTCTCGCCCGAACCGGAGGAGGAGCCCGAGCGCGCGCCGCCTTGCTGTTGCGGAGGTCCGCTGGGGCGCGAGCCCGAAGCGCCCTTGCTGCCTCCACCACCGCGGTCCGTCATCCGCGCCGCCCCCGTCGCGCCGCCCACCGCGGGACGTCCCGAAGGCTGCGGTGCCCCACCCTCCTGGGCCGCGCGCACGGACAGCGCCAGGCGCTTGCGAGCCAGGTCCACGCTGAGCACACGCACCGTCAGCCGGTCCCCCACCTTCACCACCTCGGAGGGGTCCTTCACGAACTTCGTGGAGATTTGCGACACGTGCACCAGGCCGTCCTGGTGCACCCCCACGTCGACGAAGGCACCAAAGGCCGTGACGTTCGTCACCACGCCCTGGAGCACCATGCCCTCCTTCACGTCCTCCAGCGTGCGCAGGTCATCGCGCATCGCCGGAGCGGTGAAGTCACCGCGCGGGTCGCGGCTCGGCTTCTCCAGCTCCGCGAGGATGTCCTTCAGCGTCATCTCACCCAGGTCCGGCCCCAGGTAGCGCTTGGGGTCTATCTTCCGCACCAGCGCCGCGTTGCCCACGAGCGCGCGCACGTCCACGCCCAGGTCCTTCGCCATGCGCTCCACCACCGCATAGCGCTCCGGATGCACGGCGCTCGAGTCCAGCGGCTCCGGGCCATTCACCCGCAAGAAGCCCGCCGCCTGCTCGAACGTCTTCGGCCCCAGCCCGCTCACCTTCAGCAGCTCCCGCCGCGTGGTGAAGCGCCCCTTCGAGGCCCGGTGCGCCACCAGCTTCTTCGCCAGCGACGGCCCCACGCCAGACACGTGCTCCAACAGCTGCGGCGACGCGGTGTTCACATCCACGCCCACCGCGTTCACACACGAGTCCACCACCTCGCCCAGCTTCTTCTTCAAGA from Myxococcus stipitatus carries:
- a CDS encoding HSP90 family protein — protein: MDHRFQVSLRGVIDLLSHHLYSSPGVYLRELLQNATDAIRARQHLEPGHTGTVRLELVEKQDGGPPTLVFSDDGVGLTEEEIHRFLATIGESSKREALEARRKDFIGQFGIGLLSCFMVCDELLLVTRSARGDGRTLEWRGRHDGTYAVTESAHPLEKPGTQVFLVARPDMVEWFNPERVRGLARHYGSLLPFPIVLTVNGERERLDSDGAPWRREYGSASERRQALLEYGREVFDTDFIDCIPLRSQAGDVDGVAFVLPLSPNFNSRQKHRVYLKHMLLSESAENLLPEWAFFVKCVVNANALRPTASRESFYEDDALAQAREALGQGLRKYLMDLAQDDPRALQRLIGLHGLSVKALALDDDDFYRLVIGWLPFETSLGVTTLTEYRRAHPVVRYTATLDGFRQVARVAGAQGLCIINAAYTHDAALLEKLSRVMPDAQVEPFSSADLPQSFEELSMDERDAVFPLLRTAEQVLAPFHCGVVVKKFFPAEVPTLFSSDEDGSFRRDVERARDESDDLYASVLEGVMAAANAEPAQLCFNLHNPVVRRLSGVTDRKMMKLSVEMLYVQALLLGQHPLSAQEMTLLNQGLLGLISAQLGTGGGTGGESDGGTSSGGLH
- a CDS encoding metal-dependent hydrolase, translating into MRNELMAVAVGALVAFTGVARAQGAPAPVAAQKKPEAGKATATQGKTEATWWGHAAFVLRTPGGAVIAIDPWLTNPKAPQDIPQPEALDAILVTHGHFDHVGETKALAQKTGAKVYGSFELVSLLGLPEAQGVGANPGGTFKVKDATIHLVEAVHSSSYQSDPKQPAQYAGAPMGYVIEIEKGPTLYHAGDTGAFESMALIATQFKPTVAMLPIGGHFTMGPAEAAQAARLLKVQSVVPMHYGTFPLLQGTPEELRGAVKKLRGSSKVVELVPGKSTAL